GGTGTACGCCGGCCATCGTGCCGGCCAGCCCGGCCAGGTTGCCGCCGAGGTCGGTGGTGCCGCCGAGCCAGTACTGCAGGACGAAGCCCTGGCTGGCGACGACGACGCTGACCAGCGCGGAGACGAAGGCGGTGACCGCCAGGCCGGCGTTGGTGCGCGGCAGCACCCGCAGCAGCAGCGCGATCAGCAGGTACGCGGCGGCGGTGCCGATGATCGCCATGTTGGTGATGTTGAGGCCGAGCATGGCCACCCCGCCGTCGCCGAAGACCAACGCCTGCACGACGAGGACCACGGCGACGCAGAGCGCGCCGACCCAGGGGCCGACCAGCAGCGCGGCGAGCGCCCCGCCGAGCAGGTGACCGCTGACCCCGGCGGTGAAGATCGGGAAGTTGAGCATCTGCACGGCGAAGATGAACGCGGCCACCAGGCCGGCCATCGGTGCCAGCCGGTCGTCGAGGTCGCGTCGCCCCCGCAGCACGCAGAGCGTGAGCACGGCGAGCGCGAACGCGGCGAAGACCGCGGCCACGGGACCGTCGATGATCCCGTTCGAGATGTGCATCGCGAGGGTTTCCACTCGACCTCCCCGGGCGCGGCGGGTGGGTCCACGCCTGCCGGCTCAGCTTATTTGTGGCGGCTCTTTGTTGCCAATCCCTTGCAACAAGGCATGGTGATCATCACGAGCCACGGCGCGTCGCCGTCCCCGACGGCTCGTACGGCGGCGGTATCGTCTGCGCCATGACCGACCGCCTGAACCCCGGCGACGCCGCACCCGAGTTCACCCTTCCGACCGACAGCGACGGGACGCTCTCCCTGGCCGACCTCCGGGGTCGCCGGGTGATCCTCTACGCCTACCCGGCCGCCATGACGCCCGGCTGCACCAAGCAGGCCTGCGACTTCCGCGACTCGCTCGCCTCCCTCCAGGCCGCCGGCTACGAGGTCGTCGGCATCTCGCCGGACAAGCCGGCGAAGCTGGCCAAGTTCCGCGAGCGCGACGCGATCACCTTCCCGCTGGTCGCCGACACCGACAAGGCGGTCCTCACCGCCTACGGCGCGTACGGCGAGAAGCAGATGTACGGGAAGACGGTCACCGGGGTGATCCGGTCGACCTTCGTCATCGACCCCGACGGAAAGATCGAGCGGGCGTTCTACAACGTCAAGGCCACCGGGCACGTCGCCAAGCTGCGCCGCGACCTCGGGCTGGACTGAGCGGGGAACAGCCGCTCCACGCCGTGGCGGCGACGTTCTAGACTCAGCGGGTCCGCGGGAGTGGCGTAATAGGCAGGCGCGATAGGTTTAGGTCCTATTGTCCGAAAGGACGTGGGGGTTCGACTCCCCTCTCCCGCACCAGCAGCGGTGTCGCAAGGATCACGGCCCCCACCCCGGACCGGCCCGTTCGCCGAAGATGGGGCCGTGAACCTGCGTTTCGTCCTCGACCCCGAACTCACCACCGAACTGCGGGAACGCGTCATCTCGCTCTGGGTGGACGTCACCAACGCCGGTGGCGCGGTCGGCTTCGTCGCCCCGGTGACGGCGGCCGAGGTACGGCCCGTCGCCGAGGCGACCTTCGGCGAGATCGCGGCGGGACCCGACCGGCTGCTGGTCGGCTACGAGGGTGACCGTCCCGTGGGCGTCCTGATCATCACGGACAACCGGTTCCGGCTGAAGGCCCACTACCGGGTGCTCAAGCGCGTGATGGTCCATCCCGACACCCAGGGACGAGGCCACGGCGCCGCGCTCATGCGCGAGGCCGAACGGATCGCCCGCGAGTCGGGCCTGGACGCGTTGCACGTGACCGTCCGCAGCGGGCTCGGCCTGGAGTCGTTCTACGAGCGGCTGGGCTACCGCGAGGTCGGTCGCCTACCGGGTGCGCTCCGGGTCGCTCCCGGCGACGACCGGGACGAGATCTTCATGTGGCTCGACCTGGCGACCCCCGCCGGCTGACGCCCCTCTCTTCACACGACCCGACCACCACCCGCACCGTTCCATCCGGCCGCCGCATCCCCACCGTTCCGCCCGGCGAGCCGGATCGAACGCGCTTGCCGGACCCGGGCGTGTGAGGCGGACTCGGGGTCTGAGTCGGACCCGGAGTTCGGAGCCGCGCCCGAGTTGCGAGCCGGACCGGAGTTGCGAGCCGGACCGGGGCGCAAGCCCGACCGGAGTTGCGAGCCGGACCGGGACGCAAGCCGCACCAGCGGGCGTCCGGCGGGCAGCTCGGTGGCGTCGGGTTCCGCCGGGAGGGGACACGGTCGGGACGCTACGAACTTGATTACAAAGATGAATCACGGATGGAGTGGACCGAGCGCAGGTTCGCTCGTCGACGAACCGGGATCAGGACCAGCACCGGACGGAACGGGGGACCAGGACCGGACCGGGGACGACGGCCCGACCGGGGACGACGGCCCGACCGGGGACGACGGCCCGACCGGACCAGGACCGACACGGAACCGAGAACCGGACCAGGACTGGGCCAGGCAGGACCGCGGGGCCGGGACCGAAACCACGGACAGCGCCAAGACCGGGACCAGTGCCAGTGCCAGTGCCAGTGCGTCGATAGACCGTGGGTGACCCATCTTTGTAATCAAGTTCGTAGCGCGCTTAGTGCACCCCTATCCCTCCGTGGTGACTCCAGGAGGCGGGGCCAGCTCAGTGTCCGCAGCCGGTACGTACCAGGGCGGGCGTCGGGGGTGCGACCGCCGCGTCCACGACCTGGCGGCGATCGGTGGACGAGGTGAGCGGGCTGACCGTGGTGCTCGGCGGGGCGGTCGGAGCGGCACTGGCGGAGGCGCTGGGTGAGGCCGACGGGGAGCGGGTGGGCGTCGCCGACCGGGAGGCGGCCGGGGTGGCGCCGCCGTACATCCGGACGGCGCTGCGTTGGACCTGGCCGGGGGCCATCCGGATGCCGGTGGCGGTGGCGCGGTGGCCGTACACGTCGGTGACCCGGATGGCGTACGGGCCGGGGCCGGCACCGGAGTCGATCAGCCAGTAGTTGTAGTCCTGCCGGGTCGCGCCACGCCAGTTTCCGCCCTGGCGCACCTCGACCGAGCGCAGCGGGTTGCCGTGCTCCCCGACCAGCACGGCGAACCACCACTGGGACGCGCCCTCCTTCATCCGGAAGGTGAGCGGTCCGGGCAGCGGCGGGTTCACCACCGCCCGGTAGCTGACCGGGACGACGCCCTTGACGGGGTCGGCGATGCGGGCGAACGCCTCCGCCGAGAGGTCCAGGTGACCGGGCTCGCACTCCGGGCACTGGTCCATCACCAGGACCCGGACGGTGCCCTTCGGGCCGGTGACGTCGAGGAAGCCGCCGCAGGCCGCGCCCTCGGCGTACTCGCCGGGGCCCAGCGCGACATACAGCCGGTTGGTGGGGGCGGCCGGGCGGGAGCAGTTGCCGCCAGCGCCCTGCGAGTCGTAGAAGGTGGCCTTTCCCTGGTGGACGGTGCCACCGAGCGGCGGAGCGGCCAGTGCCCGGGGCGCGGCGGCGGCCGGCGCGTTGCGGGCCGGGGCAGCCGCGCAGGCGGGTTCGGCGCCGGTGCGGACGGCGAGGACCAGGCCGGTGAACGCGGCCAGCGCCACCAGCCCACCACCGGCCAGCCAGCGTCCGGTGCGGACGGCCGCCCGTCGGCGCCCCCGCCCGGAGCGCACCTGAGGGTCGGGCTCGGTGGAGGGGGAACTGTCGGGGCCGGTGGGAGCGCTGCCGTCGGTCACGACGATCGATCGTGCCGGACCGCAGCGGCACCGGACAAGCCGGCTAAGCGAAAGCTAAGACGCGGGGGCGACGGACCGGGTACGCAGCAGGCCGGCGGTGATGACGGCGAGCGACCGCAGCTCCTCGGCGACCTCGGGCCGGTCGCGCAGGGTGTCCTCCAGGCGTACCCGCCACCTGCCGGCTTCGATCGGTGCGTGGTGGTCGCCCTGGCGGAGGCGGAGCCGGGTGAACTCCAGCGCGTCCTCGACGGTGGGGCCGAGCAGGTCACCGACGCGCTGGCTGAACCAGCGGAAGACCTCGTCGTCGCGCGCCGCGTCGACGATCACCCTGGCCGTGTCCCAGGCCACCCGGGGTTGATGGATCACCGGCATCTCGACTCCCCTGTCGACGGACCGCTCCCCCCATCATCTGTCCCGGGCTGACCAGGGACAAGGCCGGTGGTCAGTCGACCAGGGTCACCGGGTCGCCGACGGCCACCCGACCCGGACCCTCGGGGACGAGGTGCAGTCCGAAGAGGAGCTTCTGCCCGATGTTGCGGTGCCGGGCCAGGGTGCGCAGGGGCTCCTTGCCGCGTACCCCGGTCTCCTGGTCGGTGGTGGTGACCACGCAGCGGTCGCACGCCCCGGCGGCCCGCAGGACGACCCCGCCGACGCGGAGCCGGCGGCCGACCCACGCGTCCTCCTGCCAGGCGGCGGCGCCGTCGACCACCAGGTTGGGACGGAACCGGGTCATCTCCACCGCAGGCTCGCCAGCGTCGGCGAGCCAGCCGTTGAGCGCGTCGAGGGAGGCGGCGTTGGCCAGCAGCAGCGGGTACTCGTCGGCGAAGCTGACCTGGTCACCGGTGTCGTGGTCCCGCTCGTCGGGGCGCACGTGCCGGGTCGGGTCGCGCAGCCAGACCAGCCGGACCGGGCGGCCGAGCAGCGCGCCGAGCCAGTCGTCGGCGGCCGGCCCGGCGGGCAGCGCGGCGACCGGCAGCCGGCTGCGGAAGACCCGCACCGGGACCGGCTCGGCGGTCGTCGGCTCCGGCACGTCGAGGTCCGGACGGCCGGGTGCGCGCAGCAGCAGGCCGCCGTCGCGTGGGGTGGCGTGGAGGGTGACCAGCTCGGTCGCCTCGCGCTGGGTGACGCCGACGCCGTGCTCGTCGAGCACCATCCAGCGGCGGTCGCCGGCCAGGCCCCACGGCTCGACCCGGGCGCCGTCGTGGTCGAGGCGGTGGCAACCCTTGACCGGGTACGTGTGCACGGACGCGAGCTTCACCAGGCCACCCCGATCCCGTCGCCCGGGTACCAGTGCCCGGCGGGGGTCTCACGGTACGCGAGGAAACGCCGGCCGGTGCGCTCCGCGTGCTCGGCCAGGACATTGGTGGCGGTCACGTTGTCGGTGAGCAGCATGGCCCCCGGGGCGAGCTTCGCCTCGACCGCCTCGAACTCGCGCTTCTCGTGGACCCGGCTGTGGTCGCTGTCGTGCAGGAACAGGTCCACCGGGCGGTCCAGCGCGCCGATCGAGGCGACCGAGTCGCCAATCACCAGGTCGATCACGTCCGCCCACGGGGTGGCCCGGGCCAGGTAGCCGGCCTCGGGGTTGATGTCCAGCGAGGTGAGCCGGCCGGGGTGCCCCTCGGCCGCGTTCCGCAGCAGGGCGGCGGCGAGGACGCAGCTGCCCAGCCCCTTGTCCACCCCGGTCTCGACCACGTGCGCGGGGCGGCGGGCGCGGACGATGGCGTACCAGCCGATGCGGCGGGCGTACCGGACGTGCCTGTCGGCGAGGCCGCGACGGGGGGCGGCGGCGGTGGCCCGTTCGATGTGCCGGCGCAGCTCCTGGTCGCCCTCGATCTCGGCGAGACAGGCCCGCACCCGCGTCACCGGCACGTCGCAGACCACGCTGACGAACCAGGCCAGGTGGTGTCGGCTCAGGGTGGTCAGCTCGTACGTGTAGTTGTGGTGCTCACGGGAGGTGACCAGCCAGCGGGCCGAGGTGCGCAGCACGCGCGCGTCGTGCCGGGCGACCCGGGCCAGCCGCTTCGGGAACGCGGCCACCGGCGCCAACGGGGTGCGGGCGATGGCCCGCCGAAGCTTCGTTGCGTCCACGGGAGCGTTCTACCAGGCGATCGGGACGCCTGACGAGGATTGTTCGGGTTGTCTTTGAAATTCTTCATGCATAGAGTCGCGTCATGAATGAAAGCGGTGTCGTCGCGGCGCCGACCGAACGCGTGCTGGACCTGTTCCACGGAGTCCGGCTCACCCCCACCCAGCGGCGGATCGCGCACTGCCTGGTGCAGCACGCCGGAGCGGCGGCGTACCTGTCGGCGGCCGAGGTGGCCGAACTGGCCGGAGTCAGCCAGCCGTCGGTGACCCGGTTCGCGATGGCGCTCGGCCACGACGGCTACCCGGCCCTGCGCCGCCGGCTGCGCGAGCTGACCGCCACCGGGGCGGGCGGACCGGTCGACACCGACAACGAACTCCAGCGGGCCGTCCGCACCGAGTCGGGCAACCTCGACCGGCTGGCCGGGCAGCTCGCCGACCGGGAGCGGATCACCGAGGTCGGCGCGCTGCTGGCCGCCAGCCGGCCGCTGCCGGTGCTCGGACTGCGCGCCGCCGCGCCGCTCGCGGCGTACTTCGCCTTCTTCGCCGCGAAGGTGCATCCGGACGTGCGGGTCCTCGACGACGGCGGCAGCCTGCTGGCCGACCGGCTCGAACAGGCCGCCGCGGCCGGCGCGACCGCCCTGCTCGCCTTCGTGCTGCCCCGCTACCCCCGGGAGACCCTCGACGCGCTGCGCGAGGCCCGCACCGCCGGGCTGACCGTCGTGGCGATCACCGACTCCCCGGTCAGCCCCGCCGCCGAGCACGCCGAGGTGGTGCTCCCCGCCGCCGTCGGCACCGACCTGGTCTTCGACCTGCACACCGCCCCGATGACCCTGGCCATGGTGGTGCTCCAGGCGATCTGCGACGCCACCCCCGCCGAGACCCAGGCCCGACTCGAGGCGTTCGAGTCGTCCGCCGCCCGCCGCCAGTTGTTCCTCGGCTGAGAGGAGTACGAGATGCACCAGCCCGTCCGCGCCGCCCGCGGCACCGTACGCACCGCGAAGGGGTGGCCGCAGGAGGCCGCCCTGCGCATGCTGATGAACAACCTCGACCCGGAGGTGGCCGAGCGCCCCGACGACCTGGTCGTCTACGGCGGCACCGGCAAGGCCGCGCGGGACTGGCCGTCGTACCACGCGCTGGTGCGGACGCTGACCGAGCTGCGCGACGACGAGACGATGCTGGTGCAGTCCGGCCGCCCGGTCGGTGTGATGCGGACCC
This genomic interval from Micromonospora sp. CCTCC AA 2012012 contains the following:
- a CDS encoding energy-coupling factor ABC transporter permease gives rise to the protein METLAMHISNGIIDGPVAAVFAAFALAVLTLCVLRGRRDLDDRLAPMAGLVAAFIFAVQMLNFPIFTAGVSGHLLGGALAALLVGPWVGALCVAVVLVVQALVFGDGGVAMLGLNITNMAIIGTAAAYLLIALLLRVLPRTNAGLAVTAFVSALVSVVVASQGFVLQYWLGGTTDLGGNLAGLAGTMAGVHLLIGVGEGLITATTVLTVAKVRPDLVYALRNRRPVAPVTPVPVAGGVR
- the bcp gene encoding thioredoxin-dependent thiol peroxidase yields the protein MTDRLNPGDAAPEFTLPTDSDGTLSLADLRGRRVILYAYPAAMTPGCTKQACDFRDSLASLQAAGYEVVGISPDKPAKLAKFRERDAITFPLVADTDKAVLTAYGAYGEKQMYGKTVTGVIRSTFVIDPDGKIERAFYNVKATGHVAKLRRDLGLD
- a CDS encoding GNAT family N-acetyltransferase, with protein sequence MNLRFVLDPELTTELRERVISLWVDVTNAGGAVGFVAPVTAAEVRPVAEATFGEIAAGPDRLLVGYEGDRPVGVLIITDNRFRLKAHYRVLKRVMVHPDTQGRGHGAALMREAERIARESGLDALHVTVRSGLGLESFYERLGYREVGRLPGALRVAPGDDRDEIFMWLDLATPAG
- a CDS encoding expansin EXLX1 family cellulose-binding protein, with protein sequence MTDGSAPTGPDSSPSTEPDPQVRSGRGRRRAAVRTGRWLAGGGLVALAAFTGLVLAVRTGAEPACAAAPARNAPAAAAPRALAAPPLGGTVHQGKATFYDSQGAGGNCSRPAAPTNRLYVALGPGEYAEGAACGGFLDVTGPKGTVRVLVMDQCPECEPGHLDLSAEAFARIADPVKGVVPVSYRAVVNPPLPGPLTFRMKEGASQWWFAVLVGEHGNPLRSVEVRQGGNWRGATRQDYNYWLIDSGAGPGPYAIRVTDVYGHRATATGIRMAPGQVQRSAVRMYGGATPAASRSATPTRSPSASPSASASAAPTAPPSTTVSPLTSSTDRRQVVDAAVAPPTPALVRTGCGH
- a CDS encoding MOSC domain-containing protein, whose product is MKLASVHTYPVKGCHRLDHDGARVEPWGLAGDRRWMVLDEHGVGVTQREATELVTLHATPRDGGLLLRAPGRPDLDVPEPTTAEPVPVRVFRSRLPVAALPAGPAADDWLGALLGRPVRLVWLRDPTRHVRPDERDHDTGDQVSFADEYPLLLANAASLDALNGWLADAGEPAVEMTRFRPNLVVDGAAAWQEDAWVGRRLRVGGVVLRAAGACDRCVVTTTDQETGVRGKEPLRTLARHRNIGQKLLFGLHLVPEGPGRVAVGDPVTLVD
- a CDS encoding O-methyltransferase, whose product is MDATKLRRAIARTPLAPVAAFPKRLARVARHDARVLRTSARWLVTSREHHNYTYELTTLSRHHLAWFVSVVCDVPVTRVRACLAEIEGDQELRRHIERATAAAPRRGLADRHVRYARRIGWYAIVRARRPAHVVETGVDKGLGSCVLAAALLRNAAEGHPGRLTSLDINPEAGYLARATPWADVIDLVIGDSVASIGALDRPVDLFLHDSDHSRVHEKREFEAVEAKLAPGAMLLTDNVTATNVLAEHAERTGRRFLAYRETPAGHWYPGDGIGVAW
- a CDS encoding MurR/RpiR family transcriptional regulator; protein product: MNESGVVAAPTERVLDLFHGVRLTPTQRRIAHCLVQHAGAAAYLSAAEVAELAGVSQPSVTRFAMALGHDGYPALRRRLRELTATGAGGPVDTDNELQRAVRTESGNLDRLAGQLADRERITEVGALLAASRPLPVLGLRAAAPLAAYFAFFAAKVHPDVRVLDDGGSLLADRLEQAAAAGATALLAFVLPRYPRETLDALREARTAGLTVVAITDSPVSPAAEHAEVVLPAAVGTDLVFDLHTAPMTLAMVVLQAICDATPAETQARLEAFESSAARRQLFLG